Proteins co-encoded in one Paraburkholderia terrae genomic window:
- a CDS encoding ParA family protein yields MTVIVVANPKGGVGKSTLSTNLAGYFAAEGQWVALADLDRQQSAHAWLDLRPETLPAIETWEVDPDAPAKPPKGLEQAVIDTPAGLHGNRLNLALSLADKVIVPLQPSIFDILATKEFLERLAKEKAVRKGAIEIGVVGMRVDARTKSADQLHRFVEGLDLPVLGYLRDTQNYVQLAAHGLTLWDVAKSRVEKDLEQWASITSWVDGKAAHGKGGGKKD; encoded by the coding sequence ATGACGGTGATCGTGGTGGCGAATCCAAAGGGCGGCGTGGGCAAGAGCACGCTGTCGACCAATCTGGCTGGCTATTTCGCGGCGGAAGGCCAATGGGTCGCGCTCGCCGACCTCGACCGGCAGCAGTCCGCGCACGCATGGCTCGATCTGCGTCCGGAAACCCTGCCGGCCATCGAAACCTGGGAGGTCGACCCCGATGCGCCCGCGAAGCCGCCCAAAGGCCTCGAGCAGGCCGTGATCGACACGCCCGCCGGACTGCACGGCAACCGGCTGAACCTGGCGTTGTCGCTGGCGGACAAGGTGATCGTGCCGCTGCAGCCGTCCATCTTCGATATTCTCGCGACCAAGGAATTTCTCGAGCGCCTCGCCAAGGAGAAAGCGGTGCGCAAGGGCGCAATCGAAATCGGCGTGGTCGGCATGCGGGTGGACGCGCGCACGAAGTCGGCGGACCAGCTGCATCGATTCGTCGAAGGGCTCGATCTGCCCGTGCTCGGCTATCTGCGCGACACGCAGAACTACGTGCAACTCGCGGCGCACGGCCTGACGCTGTGGGACGTCGCGAAGAGCCGTGTCGAAAAGGATCTGGAGCAGTGGGCGTCGATCACGTCGTGGGTCGACGGGAAGGCCGCGCACGGGAAGGGCGGCGGCAAAAAAGACTAA
- a CDS encoding PaaI family thioesterase — protein MSKLRSEYTIDRLHERQKGSLPGLLGVRVTGLEEGVLTAELTVRSELLAPNGFLHAATVIGLADTACGYACLAHLPDNARNFTTIELKSNFLGTSTEGTIRAVAKAVHLGRSTQVWDATVTGPDGKTMALFRCTQIVLY, from the coding sequence ATGAGCAAACTTCGCAGCGAATACACGATCGACCGGCTTCACGAACGCCAGAAAGGCTCGCTGCCGGGCTTGCTGGGCGTACGCGTCACTGGCCTGGAAGAAGGCGTGCTGACGGCCGAACTGACCGTGCGCAGCGAGCTGCTCGCGCCGAACGGCTTCCTGCATGCGGCCACCGTGATCGGTCTCGCCGATACCGCCTGCGGCTACGCGTGCCTCGCGCATCTGCCCGACAACGCGCGCAATTTCACGACGATCGAGCTGAAGAGCAATTTTCTCGGGACTTCGACGGAAGGCACGATCCGCGCCGTCGCGAAGGCCGTGCATCTGGGCCGCAGCACGCAGGTGTGGGACGCGACCGTGACGGGGCCTGACGGCAAGACGATGGCGCTGTTTCGCTGCACGCAGATTGTGCTGTACTGA
- a CDS encoding tetratricopeptide repeat protein — translation MSSQLPTFEAALEAHHAGRYDEAERGYRETLESNPHAPDALRLLGVVLSVRGMWIEAEALLHRSIALREDPLCLGNLAELLLKRNRTQEAYAICHRALDIDPDCAFAHFQLAAILHEDLRVEEAEAAYRRAIEVEPQFLAAHNNLGNLLASVGRLDEAVVTLRVALELDGNYIHALYNLGMALLRSARPVESEAVFRRALAVQPDHRDALHNLGTALKLQGRYDEAEAAYRQTLALAPDFADARWNLGVLLLTQGRLEEGWPHAEARLAQRRKPDAAPPPEGTRQWLGESLEGKSLVLWHEQGYGDCVQFARYAPFLKRLGVRHLTLMCPAPLKPLMDTIGGVNEIRTHTAGLPPHDYWAYPLSLPLRFGTTLSTIPAALPYLHALPERIERWRAHLSVGSGLKVGLVWKGFAENQHDATRSVPGLAPLAPLWTVPGVTFFSLQKGQGETDATAPPANQPIVHLGSTIEDFADTAAIITQLDLLITVDTAAAHIAGALGKPCWLMLPHDWTDWRWLLERDDSPWYPGVMRLFRQSDARNWREVAERIADALRQGRK, via the coding sequence ATGTCCTCTCAACTTCCGACCTTTGAAGCCGCGCTAGAGGCGCACCACGCCGGCCGCTATGACGAAGCCGAACGCGGCTACCGCGAAACGCTCGAAAGCAACCCGCATGCACCCGATGCGCTACGCCTGCTGGGCGTCGTGTTATCGGTGCGCGGCATGTGGATCGAAGCCGAAGCGCTGCTTCACCGTTCGATCGCGCTGAGAGAAGACCCGCTGTGCCTTGGCAATCTTGCGGAACTACTGCTGAAGCGCAATCGGACGCAAGAGGCCTATGCAATCTGCCACCGCGCCCTCGATATCGATCCGGACTGCGCGTTCGCCCATTTCCAGCTCGCCGCAATCCTGCACGAGGATTTACGCGTCGAAGAGGCCGAAGCCGCGTATCGGCGTGCAATCGAGGTCGAACCTCAGTTCCTTGCCGCGCATAACAATCTTGGCAACCTGCTAGCGAGCGTCGGTCGGCTGGACGAAGCCGTTGTCACGCTGCGCGTGGCGCTCGAACTCGACGGCAACTATATCCACGCGCTATACAACCTCGGCATGGCGTTGCTGCGTAGCGCGCGACCCGTCGAATCCGAAGCCGTGTTCCGCCGCGCGCTCGCCGTGCAACCCGATCATCGCGACGCTCTGCACAATCTCGGCACCGCGCTCAAGCTCCAGGGCCGCTACGATGAAGCCGAAGCCGCCTATCGTCAGACGCTCGCGCTCGCGCCGGACTTTGCCGATGCCCGCTGGAATCTTGGTGTCCTGCTGCTCACGCAAGGCCGCCTCGAAGAGGGCTGGCCGCATGCCGAAGCCCGACTTGCCCAGCGGCGCAAACCGGACGCAGCTCCGCCGCCTGAGGGCACGCGTCAATGGCTGGGAGAATCGCTGGAGGGGAAGTCGCTCGTGTTGTGGCACGAGCAAGGATATGGCGACTGCGTGCAGTTCGCGCGTTATGCGCCGTTCCTGAAGAGGCTCGGCGTGCGTCATCTGACGCTGATGTGCCCTGCGCCACTGAAGCCGCTGATGGACACGATAGGCGGTGTGAACGAGATCAGAACCCATACCGCCGGCCTCCCCCCGCACGACTACTGGGCGTACCCGCTGAGCCTCCCGCTGCGGTTCGGCACCACGCTCTCCACGATTCCCGCCGCGCTGCCTTATCTCCATGCGTTGCCGGAGCGCATCGAGCGCTGGCGCGCGCACCTGTCCGTTGGAAGCGGGCTGAAGGTCGGGCTGGTCTGGAAAGGCTTCGCGGAAAACCAGCATGACGCCACACGCTCGGTTCCCGGTCTCGCGCCGCTCGCGCCATTGTGGACGGTGCCCGGCGTGACGTTCTTCAGTCTACAGAAAGGCCAGGGCGAGACGGACGCCACCGCGCCGCCCGCTAACCAGCCCATCGTGCATCTGGGCTCCACCATCGAGGATTTCGCCGATACAGCGGCCATCATCACGCAACTGGACCTGCTGATCACCGTGGACACGGCAGCTGCGCACATCGCGGGCGCGCTCGGCAAGCCGTGCTGGCTGATGCTGCCGCACGACTGGACTGACTGGCGCTGGCTGCTGGAACGGGACGACTCGCCGTGGTATCCGGGCGTGATGCGCCTCTTCCGGCAATCGGATGCGCGAAACTGGCGGGAAGTGGCCGAACGCATCGCGGATGCGCTACGGCAAGGGCGCAAATGA
- a CDS encoding DoxX family protein: MNPTVDSKPELAATILRVALAVLYLAHSLQKIFVFTLPGTAQFFQSIGYPGWLGYLTAFVELAGGIALLLGVQVRWVALVLLPFMLGALSVHLPNGWGFASPHGGWEYPAFWAVTLIVQSLLGNGLYAVGGVKAASIGQARKAA; encoded by the coding sequence ATGAACCCGACCGTCGACAGCAAACCCGAGCTTGCCGCCACGATCCTGCGCGTCGCGCTAGCCGTGTTGTACCTGGCGCACAGCCTGCAGAAAATCTTCGTCTTCACGCTGCCGGGCACGGCGCAATTCTTCCAGTCGATCGGTTATCCGGGCTGGCTCGGCTATCTGACGGCCTTCGTCGAGCTGGCCGGCGGCATCGCGCTGCTGCTCGGCGTGCAGGTCCGCTGGGTCGCGCTGGTGCTGTTGCCGTTCATGCTCGGCGCGCTGTCGGTGCATCTGCCGAACGGCTGGGGCTTCGCGTCGCCGCATGGCGGCTGGGAGTACCCGGCGTTCTGGGCGGTCACCCTCATCGTTCAGTCGCTGCTCGGCAATGGGCTGTATGCAGTGGGTGGCGTGAAGGCGGCGTCGATCGGGCAGGCGCGCAAGGCGGCCTGA
- a CDS encoding cobyric acid synthase, with product MIQGTTSDAGKSTLVAGLCRLARRTGARVAPFKPQNMALNSAVTVDGGEIGRAQALQAVAAGIDAHTDLNPVLLKPTSDRGAQVIIHGKARMNLDARAYHDYKPVAFEAVLESYARLKASYDTIFVEGAGSPAEINLRERDIANMGFAEAVDCPVVLVADIDRGGVFAHLTGTLACLSETEQARVRGFVINRFRGDVSLLQPGLDWLEAKTGKPVLGVVPYLHGLTLDAEDMLPRELRAANADGLEMLRVVVPVLPHISNHTDFDALRAHPQVDFHYVRAGSTPPPADLIILPGSKNVQGDLAFLRAQGWDAVLQRHLRYGGRVIGICGGMQMLGREVADLYGVEGPPATVAGLGWLDFSTTLTREKTLKNVTGRLATEAAGISGYEIHMGETQGPALDAPALLLADETGALRPDGARSADGQILATYVHGLFDTPAACASLLAWAGLREAEAIDYPALREASLERLADTLAEHLDLKRLWAAVG from the coding sequence ATGATTCAAGGCACGACATCCGATGCGGGCAAGAGCACGCTCGTCGCCGGTCTGTGCCGTCTCGCGCGGCGCACGGGTGCGCGGGTCGCGCCGTTCAAGCCGCAGAACATGGCGCTCAACAGCGCAGTGACCGTCGACGGCGGCGAGATCGGCCGCGCGCAGGCATTGCAGGCGGTGGCCGCGGGCATCGACGCGCATACCGATCTCAACCCTGTGCTGCTCAAGCCGACCAGCGACCGTGGCGCGCAGGTGATCATCCACGGCAAGGCGCGCATGAATCTCGACGCGCGCGCGTATCACGACTACAAGCCCGTCGCGTTCGAAGCGGTGCTCGAATCGTATGCGCGGCTGAAGGCGTCGTATGACACGATCTTCGTCGAAGGCGCGGGCAGTCCCGCTGAGATCAATCTTCGCGAACGCGACATCGCGAACATGGGTTTCGCGGAAGCCGTCGATTGCCCCGTCGTGCTCGTCGCGGACATCGATCGCGGCGGCGTGTTCGCGCACCTGACGGGTACGCTCGCGTGTCTGTCCGAGACCGAGCAGGCGCGCGTGCGCGGTTTCGTGATCAACCGTTTTCGCGGCGACGTGAGCCTGTTGCAGCCGGGGCTCGACTGGCTGGAAGCGAAGACGGGCAAGCCCGTGCTTGGCGTCGTGCCGTATTTGCATGGCCTCACGCTCGATGCCGAAGACATGTTGCCGCGCGAATTGCGGGCGGCGAATGCGGATGGTCTGGAGATGCTGCGCGTCGTCGTGCCGGTGCTGCCGCACATCAGCAATCACACGGATTTCGATGCGCTGCGCGCCCATCCACAAGTCGATTTCCACTACGTGCGCGCGGGCAGCACGCCGCCGCCCGCGGATTTGATCATCCTGCCCGGCTCAAAGAACGTGCAGGGCGATCTGGCGTTCTTGCGCGCGCAGGGCTGGGACGCCGTGCTGCAACGGCATCTGCGCTACGGCGGACGGGTGATCGGGATTTGCGGCGGCATGCAGATGCTCGGGCGCGAAGTGGCGGACCTGTATGGCGTCGAAGGGCCGCCCGCGACGGTGGCCGGGCTCGGCTGGCTCGACTTTTCGACGACGCTCACGCGCGAGAAAACGCTCAAGAACGTGACGGGACGCCTCGCCACCGAAGCCGCTGGAATCTCCGGCTACGAGATTCACATGGGCGAAACACAAGGGCCCGCGCTCGATGCGCCGGCGCTGTTGCTCGCCGACGAGACAGGCGCCCTGCGCCCCGACGGCGCCCGTTCCGCCGACGGCCAGATTCTCGCGACCTACGTGCATGGTCTGTTCGACACGCCCGCCGCGTGCGCGTCGCTGCTCGCGTGGGCGGGGCTGAGGGAAGCCGAGGCGATCGACTATCCGGCGCTGCGCGAGGCGTCGCTGGAGCGTCTCGCTGATACGCTCGCCGAACATCTCGATCTGAAGCGGTTGTGGGCGGCTGTCGGTTGA
- the cobU gene encoding bifunctional adenosylcobinamide kinase/adenosylcobinamide-phosphate guanylyltransferase codes for MISRDLTFVLGGARSGKSLHAEQLASASALPVTYVATARIGDDEFAARVARHRERRPAQWALLEAPLDLPQAIASIDQPEHCVLIDCLTLWLANLLCPADGSPPLADYLDRFAALETTLAKARAKIIVVSNEIGLGVVPLGAATRLYVDELGRLNQRIAAISTQATMMVAGLPLQLKPASRA; via the coding sequence ATGATTTCCCGCGACCTCACCTTCGTCCTCGGCGGCGCGCGCTCGGGCAAGAGCCTGCACGCCGAACAACTCGCGAGCGCGAGCGCATTGCCCGTGACCTATGTCGCGACCGCGCGCATTGGCGACGATGAGTTCGCCGCTCGCGTCGCGCGTCATCGCGAGCGTCGGCCCGCGCAATGGGCCTTGCTCGAAGCGCCGCTCGATCTGCCGCAAGCCATCGCGTCGATCGATCAGCCTGAGCACTGCGTGCTGATCGACTGCCTGACCTTGTGGCTCGCGAACCTGCTCTGCCCTGCCGACGGCTCGCCGCCGCTAGCCGATTACCTCGACCGTTTCGCCGCGCTCGAAACGACGCTCGCGAAGGCGCGCGCGAAGATCATCGTCGTCAGCAACGAGATCGGGCTTGGCGTCGTGCCGCTCGGCGCGGCGACGCGCCTTTATGTCGACGAACTCGGCCGTCTCAACCAGCGCATCGCCGCGATCAGCACGCAGGCAACGATGATGGTCGCGGGCCTGCCGCTGCAACTGAAACCCGCGAGCCGCGCATGA
- the cbiB gene encoding adenosylcobinamide-phosphate synthase CbiB has protein sequence MMLLSLPLVATLATAAVAVDKWLGEPRHAHPLVGFGKLAAKLEAALNTGRRGRLFGILAWLLAVAPPVLIATWLVLTLPLIWSCALHVALLYFALGARSLHDHIEPIGRALAKRDLAQARVLTARIVSRETSHADESALSRAAVESALENGNDAIFGALFWFAIFGGPGALAFRLANTLDAMWGYRTPRYLRFGWAAARFDDVLNYVPARLTALSYALLGDTRTALQCWREQAPRWDSPNAGPVMASGAGSLNVLLGGAAVYHGAIEQRPTLGAGHTASAQHIEAALILVERSVILWLAMFIALALLSVPFQS, from the coding sequence ATGATGCTGCTGTCCTTGCCGCTTGTCGCGACACTCGCCACGGCAGCCGTCGCCGTCGACAAATGGCTCGGCGAACCGCGCCACGCGCATCCGCTGGTCGGCTTCGGCAAGCTCGCAGCAAAGCTCGAAGCCGCGCTGAATACGGGACGGCGCGGCCGGCTGTTCGGCATACTCGCGTGGCTGCTTGCCGTCGCGCCGCCCGTTCTGATCGCCACGTGGCTCGTGCTGACGCTGCCGTTGATCTGGTCGTGCGCGCTGCATGTCGCGCTGCTTTACTTCGCGCTCGGCGCGCGCAGTCTGCACGATCACATCGAGCCGATCGGCCGCGCGCTCGCGAAACGAGATCTCGCGCAGGCGCGTGTGTTGACGGCGCGCATCGTGTCGCGTGAAACATCGCATGCTGATGAAAGCGCGCTGTCGCGTGCCGCCGTCGAATCGGCATTGGAAAACGGCAACGATGCGATCTTCGGCGCGCTGTTCTGGTTTGCGATCTTTGGCGGTCCGGGCGCGCTCGCGTTTCGTCTCGCGAATACGCTCGATGCGATGTGGGGTTATCGCACGCCGCGCTATCTGCGCTTCGGCTGGGCGGCCGCGCGTTTCGACGATGTGCTCAACTACGTGCCCGCGCGTCTGACGGCCCTCAGTTACGCGTTGCTCGGTGACACGCGAACCGCCTTGCAATGCTGGCGCGAACAGGCGCCGCGCTGGGACAGTCCGAACGCGGGACCCGTGATGGCATCCGGCGCGGGCAGCCTCAATGTGCTGCTCGGTGGCGCAGCCGTCTATCACGGCGCGATAGAACAGCGTCCGACGCTCGGCGCCGGCCACACGGCGAGCGCGCAGCATATCGAGGCGGCGCTGATACTGGTCGAGCGCAGCGTGATCCTGTGGCTCGCCATGTTCATCGCACTCGCGCTGCTTAGCGTGCCGTTTCAGAGCTAG
- the cobD gene encoding threonine-phosphate decarboxylase CobD, which translates to MTRTIQHGGNLHEAARRYEIPYDAWLDLSTGINPHGYPVPPVPADAWRRLPDNGDGFAERAARYYGAPDESHVLPVAGSQAAIRALPHLLRQGTVGIAPLTYGEYAPAFARAGHRVTTLDVTRLTLPDDITHAVVVNPNNPTAEHLRAATLLQWHETLSERGGTLIIDEAFADTMPSQSLAPQTHRQGLVVLRSPGKFFGLAGVRAGFVLACPSLLESLDQALGAWTVSGPARHAVSAAFADTTWQHDMRARLAEESARLVALLSAHGFIVHSTPLFAWIADTRAVQLHDALARQGIWTRFFADPASVRFGLPATENEWTRLETGLHQAMTAL; encoded by the coding sequence ATGACGCGAACCATTCAGCACGGCGGCAATCTGCATGAAGCGGCGCGCCGCTATGAGATCCCTTACGACGCGTGGCTCGATCTGTCGACGGGCATCAATCCGCATGGCTATCCGGTGCCGCCCGTTCCCGCCGATGCATGGCGGCGTCTGCCCGACAACGGCGACGGCTTCGCCGAACGCGCGGCACGTTACTACGGCGCGCCGGACGAATCTCATGTGTTGCCTGTCGCGGGAAGCCAGGCGGCGATCCGCGCGCTGCCTCACCTGCTTCGACAGGGCACGGTCGGCATCGCACCGCTGACGTATGGCGAATACGCGCCTGCGTTTGCGCGCGCGGGGCATCGCGTGACGACGCTCGACGTCACACGTTTGACCCTGCCCGACGACATCACGCATGCCGTCGTCGTCAATCCGAACAATCCGACGGCCGAACATCTGCGCGCCGCGACGCTGCTGCAATGGCATGAAACGCTGAGCGAACGCGGCGGCACGCTGATCATCGACGAAGCGTTTGCCGATACGATGCCGTCCCAGTCGCTCGCCCCGCAAACGCATCGCCAAGGACTCGTCGTGCTGCGCTCGCCCGGCAAGTTCTTTGGTCTCGCGGGCGTGCGCGCGGGCTTTGTGCTGGCCTGCCCTTCACTGCTCGAATCACTCGATCAAGCGTTGGGTGCATGGACCGTCAGCGGCCCTGCGCGTCATGCCGTCAGCGCCGCATTCGCTGATACAACATGGCAGCACGACATGCGCGCGCGGCTTGCAGAGGAAAGCGCCCGTCTCGTCGCGTTGCTGTCGGCACACGGCTTCATCGTGCATTCGACGCCGCTCTTCGCATGGATCGCCGACACGCGCGCCGTGCAACTGCACGATGCGCTCGCCAGGCAAGGCATCTGGACACGCTTCTTCGCCGATCCAGCGAGCGTGCGCTTCGGCCTGCCTGCAACGGAAAACGAGTGGACTCGCCTTGAAACCGGCCTGCATCAAGCGATGACGGCGCTATAA
- a CDS encoding cobalamin-binding protein, with protein MRLFRSLRALTATCTLAITTHAHAAITVADDTGATVTLAQPAQRVISLAPHVTEMIYAAGGGAKLVGAVAYSDYPPAAKQVPRVGDNKALDLERIVALKPDLIVVWRHGNAQRQTDRLRELHIPLYFSEPHRLDDIAVSLTKLGTLLGTSSSADAAARTYRDEIARLRTRYSTQPVVSVFYQVWDEPLMTLNGEHMISDVIALCGGRNVFAKLEPLVPTVSTEAVLAANPEAIVTAAPGATQPDRPLPSLDKWKAWPGMTAVARNNLFAIDGDLINRPAPRLAQGAAQLCEDLDVARSRRAGH; from the coding sequence ATGCGACTTTTCAGATCACTTCGCGCACTGACCGCAACCTGCACGCTCGCCATCACAACGCATGCACATGCGGCCATCACCGTCGCCGACGACACAGGCGCGACCGTCACGCTCGCGCAGCCCGCGCAACGCGTGATCAGTCTCGCGCCGCACGTAACGGAAATGATCTACGCAGCGGGCGGTGGCGCGAAGCTCGTCGGCGCGGTCGCGTACAGCGACTATCCGCCCGCAGCGAAACAGGTGCCGCGCGTCGGCGACAACAAGGCGCTCGATCTCGAACGCATCGTCGCGTTGAAGCCCGATCTGATCGTCGTATGGCGGCATGGCAATGCGCAGCGGCAGACCGACCGCCTGCGCGAACTGCACATTCCGCTCTACTTCAGCGAGCCGCATCGACTCGACGATATCGCCGTATCGCTGACGAAGCTCGGCACGCTGCTCGGCACGTCGTCATCCGCCGACGCGGCGGCGCGCACGTATCGCGACGAGATCGCGCGCTTGCGCACGCGCTATTCGACGCAGCCTGTCGTCAGCGTGTTCTATCAGGTATGGGACGAGCCGTTGATGACGCTCAACGGCGAGCACATGATCAGCGATGTGATCGCGCTATGCGGCGGACGCAACGTGTTCGCAAAGCTCGAACCGCTGGTGCCGACGGTATCGACGGAAGCAGTGCTGGCCGCAAATCCCGAAGCGATCGTCACGGCCGCTCCCGGCGCGACGCAGCCCGACCGCCCGCTACCGTCGCTGGACAAATGGAAAGCATGGCCCGGCATGACGGCTGTGGCGCGCAACAACCTGTTTGCGATCGACGGTGATCTGATCAATCGCCCCGCGCCGCGTCTCGCGCAAGGCGCGGCGCAACTGTGCGAAGACCTCGACGTCGCGCGCTCGCGCCGCGCGGGCCACTGA
- the cobC gene encoding alpha-ribazole phosphatase, whose amino-acid sequence MDIVLIRHPAVSVQEGVCYGQSDVALADPPEASAAAVAVRLATLQVPAPRVLLSSPLTRCATVATALAANFGCAYSVDDSLKEMDFGTWELQRWDDIDRALLDAWAQDFEGARAHGGESVEQFVSRVRAWFDVFQQTRELTPAYVVTHAGVMRVIAATVLGLPVERCLTWSIDMAGCVWLRRDDTNLQWSIVRWNA is encoded by the coding sequence ATGGATATCGTTCTGATCCGACACCCGGCTGTTTCTGTACAAGAGGGCGTGTGCTATGGCCAGAGCGACGTGGCGCTCGCCGATCCGCCGGAAGCTTCGGCGGCTGCCGTCGCCGTGCGTCTTGCCACCTTGCAGGTGCCCGCGCCCCGCGTGCTGCTGTCGAGTCCGCTCACGCGCTGCGCAACGGTCGCGACTGCCCTCGCCGCGAACTTTGGTTGCGCGTATAGCGTCGACGACAGTCTGAAGGAAATGGACTTCGGCACGTGGGAGTTGCAACGTTGGGACGATATCGATCGCGCGTTGCTCGATGCATGGGCACAGGACTTCGAAGGCGCGCGCGCGCATGGCGGCGAAAGCGTCGAGCAGTTCGTGAGCCGCGTGCGCGCGTGGTTCGACGTATTCCAGCAGACCCGCGAATTGACGCCGGCGTATGTCGTCACGCATGCGGGCGTGATGCGCGTGATCGCGGCGACTGTGCTCGGGTTGCCCGTCGAACGCTGCCTGACATGGTCGATCGATATGGCGGGTTGCGTCTGGTTGCGCCGCGACGATACGAACCTGCAATGGTCGATCGTGCGCTGGAACGCGTGA
- a CDS encoding adenosylcobinamide-GDP ribazoletransferase, which produces MNELRYFFTALGYFTRVPVPRWVGYEPHYLNAAARYFPLIGALVGAAGAIVYMAALRIFPPGVAVLLSMATTLLITGAFHEDGLADCVDAFGGAYTRDDTLRIMHDSRIGAFGAIALMVALALKWQTLAALPPLYAAWLMIAAHAASRACAISYLVTLDYVRAEGKAKPVAQRMSRNAFGCAIFLGMPWLFWPQWRAGCIALLVLVVLRFMLGRYFIRRIGGYTGDCLGFAQQIFELAIYLVGLAWISF; this is translated from the coding sequence ATGAATGAACTGCGTTATTTCTTCACAGCGCTCGGCTACTTCACGCGTGTGCCCGTGCCGCGCTGGGTCGGCTACGAGCCGCACTATCTGAACGCGGCGGCGCGTTACTTTCCATTGATCGGCGCACTGGTGGGCGCAGCGGGCGCAATCGTATACATGGCTGCGCTGCGCATCTTTCCACCGGGCGTCGCCGTGCTGCTGTCGATGGCAACGACGCTGCTCATCACGGGCGCATTCCATGAAGACGGGCTGGCCGATTGCGTGGATGCGTTCGGCGGCGCCTATACACGCGACGATACGCTGCGGATCATGCATGACTCACGCATCGGCGCATTCGGTGCGATTGCGTTGATGGTCGCGCTTGCATTGAAGTGGCAAACGCTCGCCGCCTTGCCGCCGCTCTACGCGGCATGGCTGATGATCGCGGCGCATGCGGCGAGCCGTGCCTGTGCAATCAGCTATCTCGTGACGCTCGACTACGTGCGAGCGGAAGGCAAGGCCAAACCCGTTGCGCAGCGCATGTCACGCAATGCTTTTGGCTGCGCTATCTTTCTGGGTATGCCGTGGCTCTTCTGGCCGCAGTGGCGTGCCGGTTGCATTGCGCTGCTCGTGCTCGTCGTGTTGCGTTTCATGCTGGGCCGCTATTTCATCAGACGCATCGGCGGCTATACGGGCGATTGCCTTGGCTTTGCGCAGCAGATCTTCGAACTGGCCATCTACCTGGTGGGACTCGCATGGATATCGTTCTGA
- the cobT gene encoding nicotinate-nucleotide--dimethylbenzimidazole phosphoribosyltransferase, protein MTTSHSLPIVEPLDQTLRAELQRIIDLKTKPPGSLGQLEALARQMGMIQRSTQPTVTRPAMIVFAADHGIANAGVSPYPQAVTAQMVLNFLAGGAAINAFSRVAGLELEVVNAGVAHEFAPHEKLVDIPVARGTRNFAQEPAMTRDEALAAMRAGADRVRHHAALGTNVIGFGEMGIANTSSAACLMSRLCGVPIDDCVGRGTGLDNAGLVKKRNVLAAALAYHPASNDPLDVLATFGGFEIAMMAGAYLAAAEARMTIVVDGFIATSALLVADAFAPAVRDYCVFAHASNEAGHRRMLDHFGAVPLLALDLRLGEGTGAALAMPLLRAAVAFVNEMASFESAGVAQRDA, encoded by the coding sequence ATGACCACATCGCATTCCCTGCCTATCGTCGAGCCGCTCGACCAGACATTGCGCGCCGAACTGCAACGCATCATCGACCTGAAGACCAAGCCGCCCGGCAGTCTCGGCCAGCTCGAAGCGCTCGCGCGTCAGATGGGCATGATCCAGCGCAGCACGCAGCCCACTGTCACACGTCCCGCGATGATCGTCTTCGCCGCCGATCACGGCATTGCGAACGCGGGCGTGAGTCCGTATCCGCAAGCGGTGACGGCGCAGATGGTGCTCAACTTTCTCGCTGGCGGCGCGGCGATCAACGCGTTCAGCCGCGTTGCGGGCCTCGAACTCGAAGTGGTGAATGCTGGTGTCGCGCATGAGTTCGCGCCGCACGAGAAGCTCGTCGATATCCCCGTTGCGCGTGGCACGCGCAACTTCGCGCAAGAGCCCGCGATGACGCGCGACGAAGCGCTCGCCGCGATGCGCGCGGGCGCGGACCGTGTGCGTCATCACGCGGCGCTCGGCACCAACGTGATCGGCTTCGGCGAAATGGGCATTGCGAATACATCGTCGGCTGCGTGTTTGATGAGCCGCCTGTGCGGCGTGCCTATCGACGATTGCGTTGGGCGCGGCACGGGTCTCGACAATGCCGGCCTCGTGAAAAAGCGCAATGTGCTGGCGGCGGCGCTTGCTTATCACCCGGCATCGAATGATCCGCTCGATGTGCTCGCAACCTTCGGCGGCTTCGAAATCGCGATGATGGCGGGCGCGTATCTCGCGGCGGCAGAGGCACGCATGACGATCGTCGTCGACGGTTTCATCGCGACCTCCGCGCTGCTGGTGGCCGACGCGTTCGCGCCTGCCGTGCGCGATTACTGCGTGTTCGCGCATGCGTCGAACGAGGCGGGGCACCGGCGCATGCTTGATCACTTCGGCGCGGTGCCGCTGCTCGCGCTCGATCTGCGGCTGGGCGAAGGAACGGGCGCGGCGCTTGCTATGCCTTTACTGCGCGCAGCCGTGGCGTTCGTCAACGAGATGGCGAGCTTCGAATCGGCCGGCGTCGCGCAACGCGATGCATGA